The Archocentrus centrarchus isolate MPI-CPG fArcCen1 chromosome 24, fArcCen1, whole genome shotgun sequence DNA segment ATGTGTAATCCTATTAGATCTTTTACATTTAGTCTTATTATAATTTtcatatctgtttttattattagttttcaCTTAATTGATCGTTACTAACCATTcttaatttttctttgtttgtttgtttgtttgtttatgtcttATATAATGATGTGATGTTTCCAAGGGGGGAAATGAGAAAAGTAAGATAatttggaaatgcaaaaataggaaatttcacatttatctaaaaaggaaataattaacatttgatcttttcaattttatttgttgctTTTACAAAAGgtactgttcagtgtttcttgTCTCTTTCAGAAAAGGTGTTTAGGAACCCGCTGAGATGAGGGGTTCAACACAGTATGGACACCACATGAAGGAGCCAACGTTGCTGGAGAACTACAGTTGATATTCTTATGTTTGGCTGAATTtacatgataataaaatattgcTTCATTTTTGTGCACTACAGTAACACAATAGTTGGACTTAACCTGTGACAGCTTTTCATGTATGCATAACATTTTTGGTTAAATCAATTTAAGAatgatgtctttgtcatttggtAAGTACATTGGGACCTCAGATGTTTTTTCTTGTACTTGATTCTAGGGAAATTAAGGAATTAGGCAGGGAAAGGTCCATAGAGAAGTCCGATGGGTCGACCAGCTGATCTAATGGAcacttttttgattttgtttattgAGGCTTTCTTGTGTATTTGCTAAATGGTCACATGACAATCATTAAtactccctttttctttttgagttcCTCTGGGGTGCCAAAGGTGATCACTGTGGGCAGCAGGATCGTGGGAGAATTTCTCCAGCCTTGATTAAGTAGGGGTTTTTGCTCCCACACCTGTTCTTTGTCTTTCGAGACTTAGTTTGAAGTCTCGAAGGGGGGAAatatgtggtgtctgtactgctatgttaaaccctatatatgcatatatggtctctttcCTTTAGGCCTTTATTGATTTGCGCAAAAGGGTAACTTGAGATGAACATAAAGGTTTGGCCTCAGTAGAAAGGAATGCAGAGAGGACCCCTTGTGGCCtctctggccttccatataaGGAATTGACCATATGTCCAGCTATAGGTTAGGGGTTGAAGCTGTTCCTTGTAGccatatatggaaagttagGAATGTGGGGGGTTTCACCAACCCTATATAATCTTTGTGTTCCCTTTGTTGAGGTGTGCAGAAGATCTTTGGCTTTCTTTCACCCAGATGTCTCGAGCGTCTGTTTTGATATtgtctttttgtaataaactCTATGTTATTCATTGAGACTGtgtcggcgaaggatttcttcaaacacaacattatggCATCACGATCAAGAAACAACAAACTTAATCTGACAAACAGTTacagtcaagtttatttatatagcacatttaacacaacaacagttgaccaaagtgctgtacataaatttagaatttagaatAAATTCAGGACAAAATCACTGAATATAAAtttagaatcaagaatcaattaAGAaccagagcatctgtttacaaacatccaggAGATAAGtggcagtccaaggccgccagggagccaaattcctgattctatgacttgtttgggtacagactgtactgattaatttgttgacagccttcagtctttctggtaCCTCTCAGTggcgagaaaaaaaatccaatccaGTCATCCGGACCCCTGTTATTCAGTCCTCTGCCGTGCAGAAACAGGTAACTCTCCAAGATCTAATCCCTCCAATCAGCTCCAGGtatactgagtctgagtttgagtctgtacctttcTGCATAACCCATCATAAGCAGCTTTACTAAGGCCAGACAGTTGCCCAGAATTGCTTCCTGAATTgtaacgacaagccaggtatctccaggtccaattcagagaaatcccagtgtcaataagccgaatatgtgtgtgtcctccatcgacagtacggccaggcacgtcatcttccacaccacacaggaatgaCGTAGCCAGTGGGAAATGTCAAttggataagagggaatagggttctcctttccccaaactcctcatggtgaaaatttgatcaaaataatggtgttgagagaccagctgatcagatccataattataaattctagTTCAGAagctgtgtgaagagaggctctaaagcagcaaagcaggataAAAAAAGGacgggctggggagagaagaaaagtgcattCGTCTCTGctgaaagctgaagaaagaaacaaaaaaagcataaaacttTTGCAGATTTCCAGGTTCTTCATGACTCCACCTACATGGGGAAGATGAGGAAGCCGCTGAAGGTGCTGAGGCCACTCTTGTCACTGATGCTTTGGTTTGGCCAGAGGACGACCCAGACTCGGTCGCCCTCATTCAGCACCAGCGTCATACCGTTGGCATTCGAACTGATGCGGCCCACTGTGTTGTAGATGGCAAACATATTCTCGCCGTTCTTCAGCACTGCTGCATTTAAGGATCCCGACTTTCCGATGCTCCCAGTAAAGCGAATATTGTAGAGTCCGTTTGTGGGTTTGGTGAAGACGCCTGCAGATGAAACACGGGGACAAACAGTCTGTTATTAAATGCAGGAAACTAGTTCAGAGCTCAGATCAGTCTTGATTCTTCCTGCCCCAAAATACCATAAAACTACAAGAAAATTCATCAAATAAATTCTAAGGTGAGAACTGTGAGAAGAACTTCAGGCATCATCTCAGGAGAAAGATAAAGACTTCCTTCATGTTCAgagaccccccctccctggaCCTGACCAGGTGAGTCTTACCTGTGTCTGGGTCGTATGCATTGCCAATGTTTGTCTTCACCTCCCTGAACACCAGTGGGCTCACATTTTTAAACGGTCCCTGATGGGTCCACTGTGAGGTGCTGGTGAGCGAAGCAGAGAAGGCCACCTGAGATCTACCTGCAGGAACACAGACAGGTGTTCAGGTAATGAGAATAATGCTAGTTCCTCTTAACTAAACTCTGACTGGCCCagagaagctgagagaagacaCTGGGTGGGTCTGAAGTGCTCCCTGTGTGATGTAATCAAGCACAAACAGAGGGGTGTCCGTTACCCTGGAAACTGTATGAATGGGCTTTACTCAGACTAAGATTTAAACCTGACTGAACCGTCCTCAGGTTACTTTGTGTTTGATCAGACGTTTTATGCTGGCACACTGAGATACGTTGTATCAGTGAAGGTGTTTAGAGCACAGTGACCTCTGTCCTCACTCAGGACTGTCAGGTCATCAGAGAGCGAGAACACCGATGACCGTCAGAAGCAGCTGGACTCTGAAGACCAGCTCCCTCTCAGACATCAGTCTGCCCAACCAGGATGAAGCTGCACTCCACACAGGAGATGAGCCGGGACCGCTAACCTCGCTGAAAGGACTGTGACCCAAGAGGACTCACAGCACCCTGAGGACCTTTGagttaggaggaggaggatcacACAGACGGTCTTGATTTAATCTTTAGTAGTGTaatataaaattgtttaaagcTAAAACCTCCTGAAGCCAACACAGAGTGCACCAAAGCCTGCAGTTCCTCggctgtccagcagaggcgccacagtgggTCAGTccccacaaacatgtttacagctgtgtGACGGGCAGGTTAAGGCAGGAACTGACTTAACAGCTTTTATTTGCTGGAAACAGGAGACGGAGCTGGACGGGGCCAGCAGAACAAGATACAAGACTTACTGGAGGAGTAACAGAGACGggagagcacacagcagcaggaactGACAACAACAGCACAACGAGGACTGCAGGAAACTCAGCGCTTAAATACACCACAGGATAACAAGAGGAACAGGAACAGGTGGggacacagctgggaataattaaTCAAGACAAGACAAAACTCAATgacacaggaacaggaagtgagtaaCAGGTAAACAAACAGATGTAtcacaaacacaggaaacaaaggaCCAGGACACAGAGGGATAAACTGGACACAGGGATGCCACAATGACCAAAAGCACAAAGGGAAGCAGGAACTAAAACCAAGAACATAGGAAATCATGCATTCCTCCCTCTTATGAGCACTGGGTGAGGAGGTTCAAGCTGGAAAAACTAAGATTTTCACTTAAAGGCTGTACCAGCAAATTTATGAAGACTTTAGTAAGCACCATCATTCTGCTCCCTGATACAGAGGCAAGCTGGGcttttttattggtttttgttgttgttgttattttgttagttgtgttgtgtttttttgtaatgtgtgtggatgtatgGATGTGCAAGTTCATATAGCGTTCCTATGTATAGTTACAGAGACTGGATCTCTGCTAGATGTCAATCCTGTGTTTGGACCTAGAGTGGGGAGTGttcagggtgggggtgggagtggGGGGGGTTAGGGAGAAACTAGCttacattttcttcttgtttttcctctttgtgacaACTGCTTTTTCAGTGTTCTACTGATTAATACCGTATGtagcagtggtgcagtgggtaggcgctcgccttgcagccggagggttgccagttcgagcccctgtccctgtgttgcgttgtgtccttggttaagacacttaaaccacactGCCTAacagtagcgccggtctctggctgcatgaccgcagatgctcgtctctggatgagtgatctggaacgatcatttcgttgtgtgcacaatgacaatgagttgaatctaacatctaatgtCAAGCTGTTAAAATTCAATAAAGAAAGTTGAAATAAAACCAAGAACATGCTTcataaactgaaacaaagaatCAAACTGAAAGCACACTCAGAAACACAGAGCTCAAACCACTTTGGTCCCTGTGGATAATTTCCTCTTCAGAACAGCTATAcggggaggatgtttctataactcacctgtttccattattaggggcgtggcctctctgactgacaggtggatggtaaCACGGGCTGAGGTCATTGGATACATTAGGTGTGTAGACATGTTTTTACCCTGCACACACAATAACAGCTCGTGAAGATTTACTGTTGGATTCAAAACCACATCGAAGCTGATGTGGAGAAAAGAGTGCAGTGAGTGAAAAAACCTCCATAACTGAGGTATTACAGAGAGTAAGTGATGACATGAACAAGTCTTTGCGATGATTGCAGCACATAAACCTGAGCTATGATCACGTCTGCATATGAAACATCTCTAAttcctttgttttttcattctgtGAGCCGGTATTAACTGTCATGGAAAATGAAACTGTGATCAAGATTAGGATTTAATGTGCCTGTTTTGAAGACAGCCTGACCATCTGTACCTTTGCTCTGAGGCAGAACCACGTTTGTTCTCAGAGGACATTCAGGTGAGAAGACACTGATGAGTCCTGGGTGTGTGTGaacggtgtgtgtgtgaaaggtgtGCACACAGATGTGTTTCTGAATGAGTTCAACATTTTTACATTAGCgctaacacagaaacaaactgctgcagtgaGAAGCTGAactctgaaatttttttttttttttttttttgcctgtcatgtctggcagatcttgcaaacagaactgtgatctgaatgcattgttgtgccaaacatatttgctatttcaagatgagctctataggttctctataggctcctcttgttactgtgtaatcctttattttatttgaattatttttaacatgctatttatcaaattgtgccagaaatgacaggcttaagaaatagaaaagagaagagaaagaaaagagaaagggaaagaggaagaagaagaaaggggaaaaaaaaggagagaaaatagaaaaaagaaacaggaaagagtgcaagtaagtaaaccaaatagttagccacttgttaaacttaagatattgacaatatctgcaaaattaaagattgtgtggggaaaaaaaataaataaataaataaaaataaaagaagaatagttatacaaaccaaccattttgtgtcattatgtgggtgtatgtgtttgtgtcatgaaatgtacttaccaatgaaggcataaagccgcagccccgcccatcagaacccagaggcaggcaaagagaatcccaggaagcccaggccaccagcagcccatcaagacctgcgaagacccgcggccactcattccaaagacaaccgtacacccctcccagcagacggaggacggaggtctcagatggagtcccagcagccaaggagcaagggcaccagagcatccgaggcaacgagaagccagcccccccccagcggccagccccccgcacggtcggcagcagggccccagggcccccggcacccgagggccgcccgagcccccacagggccccccccccacgccgaagaagccaacgcagccccgcgccgcagcccccaggggagcaggtcaccacccacatcagaacatccggccccacccaggaaccaggaggtacccacaccccaggggggcagggggggagaggcaaccagcaaggagcggtcaggaggcaagccaccggcccagacccaggtccagccaaacatacaaccacacgcacaccggcaagcacacccatgtacacatttatgcacaaacacactctcacacacacatataaacatagatacaccatattcactcgcccacccatactcacgaagactgtgacaaatacaaagacacacattcatccatagctacccactctctgaagatgggagcggaaaccaccccagggccaacagtgaccccaagatgccgccagcccggtccccaaggaagataagataagataagatagtgtttatttgtcacatgcacagttatacacagtacaatgcacagtgaaatgtattttgtacctgcaaccaaatatacacacacatataaataagaagaataaaaataaaaaaaagtaattcacactatacactatattctatatactatacactatacacacttttataaattataatatttacattgtgcaataatggtccagttagggctcagagttgagcagacggatggcttgtgggtaaaaaccacccgaccccgaccccgggcgaggcataagaaatcggggtgtgagatggcccaccccccctccccccgcccaacttataagtgtatgtgtttatgttgtgaatgaatgaagtgtatagggtgcagttaaaattgagggggcagttgtgccacaagcaccaactgctggacgtcagtgctcgcccacactgcccccccaaaaaccctccatgtctaaaatgcaaataaaatttggggacagacagaaatgaggatctgaatggggccacctcagcggccgcccctcatcaacctctgtgtaacatgcctgccccaaaggtcctatatgtatcgtgtagtatgtgtgcatgtgttgtgaattataatgtctatagtgcaataaaaaggagatgcaagtggccgcgtgactctgcacgcagcctctcaaccctacaccctacgtgtgtgtgtgtgtgggggggtgggggggggtgggggtggggggtggggggtaagaccaggaaggtggaaaaaaaaaaaaaaaaaaaaccccacccaacctggaagaagagagccagcagtccactggctcagtaggcaccccgacctcccacaccccagcacagggcagggaggggtgagcccggggccatggtgacagcatcccagagcactgcagcacctgagactggtgccaccgcccccatcATAGAGGGCAGCCCACTCtcactagacgcccattcactcaacaatagacacaaacaagcgacaggacatgctggcctgagttggaaatacggtgccccgtccccaccaaccaccccaccgccgtccccaccccccaccccaccccccggcagcgcaggcaccccagggccccaaaagcgcagaccggacGTCCCAACGCAGGTtaggtcaacccaccccacccggtggcgcgcctgggacagcagagaccccccagcgccaggggggacccaccgggagccggcacggccccaggcccggggccccagggcccagcccccaagccacccagggaagaccagccaaccgaccgggggccggcacccatcaccccaaacaccccGGACCACAAACCAGGACcgcaaggcagcaccatccaagcccccaccaccatcaaccagaacaggcacacagacatcaccagaaggtcgccccaggactccagtctcaggaggctaccagctacacaggcccccagagctcccacccgaccgcctacaaagcacctcaggggcagaaccaacagccaaccacccccactaagtaatggagctgatcagtgggaaccaaagagagtcaaattcctccaattgatcgttagatgaagcagacattctctctaaactaacataatctattaataaatttctgtactgagtaatacatagtttattttttgacttccaattcataaggatagttttcttagcgatgcacaaggcggtgagaactatgtgtgacatatttgactccatcactaattcactgatgtcacctaagatgcatagtctgggggaagttgggacgcgacagctaaaccatgtggataggtctttacatatcctttgccaaaatctctgaacaggtacacaagaccacagagcatgtagataattctcctctgaattgcttgtacagtgggtgcatatgtttgaatgtgtaaggcccatttggaacatcctttgtccagtatagtgtgttctatggagaattttatattgtaaaagttgtacttggggtctttaagtcattttgaagatatttaaacatatttctgtccataaattttgatctaggttaacagaaagatcacgctcccattttgcaattgggagggaaactgaatcatcagttttcagtaataatttatacaattttgataacaattttggggtatagaggttaagaaattctgttacccatgtaggtatttctagattcaactgattaaggttaaatcttccctgtaaaatggacttaagttgttgatattccagaaatctaccattgccaattctatattttgacataagttcttggaatgtaataaggtttccatcttggataatatgttctaaagtatttacactcttatcacgccataacggaaaattcagcattttctttttctgacaaatatctggattgttccaaatcggTGTTagcttacaggggataagtgaagatttagttattttcaaaaattcccaccaagctgtcagagaagtatttatactaaggcttttatagcagttatgatgtttaatactagggctaatgaaaggtagattcgagatttttatttttccacaaaactcctgttctagatccagccatgggttgtctaatgaattggatttgatccactttgaaatatactgcaacctattgcttaagaaatagtaataaaagtttggtaattccagacctccactgtgttttggcttttgtaaagtttttaagcttattcttgatggtttgtttttccataaaaattttgagatgtttgaatctagtgacttgaaccaaggaatagaaggtttattagggatcagtgaaaatagataattaatttttggtaagaccatcattttaatggcagcaactctccccatgagtgatataggtaaactattccaacgtgtgagatcatcctctattgtttttaataaggggatatgatttaatcttaccaagtctgagagcctggcggaaaaatttatgcctaaatatctaatatttcctgactttagtggggcccTTGGGGttctatggaaattacaattcagaggcaaaactgttgatttactccaattgatagagtaatcggatatagatgagaacttatctatcagtgtgatagtcttcaagagagaagcttgtgaattccccaggaaaagtaatacatcatcagcataaaggctaattttatggttcatattttcagtttgaatccctttaatatttgcattttgacggattgctgccgctagtggctcaatgaaaattacaaaaagagagggagagagtgggcagccctgcctagtgcccctctgcagactgaagctttgggaaatgagatcatttgtcctaacacgtgcatttggggagctgtgtagtgttctgatccagtttataaaggatgaaccgaatccaaatttttgtagaactgctagtaagaatttccaatttacccgatcaaatgccttctctgcatctaaagacacgattgtcgtctctaatttgttaatagaacaatagtctattatatttatcagtcgacgtgtattattggctgagtgccgacccttgataaaacctgtttgatctggatgtacaataaatggagtaatactttctaatcttttggcaagggctttgcaaattattttaagatctacattaatgagagagattggcctgtagctggatgggagtgtggggtctttgcctggtttaagaagcaggctaatgttagcagagtttagggttggagataagatgtgatcactctgaatctgagttaccattctgaaaaaaatgggagctagctctgaccaaaattctttataaaactcggctggaaaaccgtctggacctggggctttattatttgggagatgctgtactgcttcactaagttcagataatgaaagaggtaaatccagagctgcagcttgatCGTCATCTAGTTTTGGTAGaattatattgttaagaaattcttccatttcagtatcagatgggttaatctgtggtgaatataaagcttcataaaagtctttaaaagagttatttatttgttgtgggtcatgagtaatgttaccagttgaatctttaatagaataaatagctgttttttctttatttagttttaattggttggccaggaattttccagatttgtttccatgctcaaagttttccaaacgcagcctctgcaacatgaattgtgtccttttatcagttatttcatttaactccagtttcagtttcctcaggttgttaattatatgttcttgtggtgaagcggcataggcagtttctaaagatttaattttctgttctaattctaacacaagtgttttttctttatttttcatatgcgagcagtaagatattattttgccccgcattactgcctttcctgcttcccaaagaacacatggtgacaTTTCCggaagatcattattttctaaatatgctgaccactcctttttgaaataattaatgaaatcttgttctttaagtaatgatgtattaaatctccagttcctggttggtggtgtaacttttttctgtgtcagagagagagacaccggtgcatgatcgctgatcgtgataggatgaatctgtgtgtctgtaatgtccatcatcatggagctgctaactagaaAGTAGTCTATGCGGGAGTGGGAGTGatatactggtgagaaaaaactataatccctcagagtggggtgatgtgaacgccaagcatcacaaagaccaaaatccttcatgtactgtttaagaatgtctgcagactgc contains these protein-coding regions:
- the LOC115774029 gene encoding complement C1q tumor necrosis factor-related protein 3-like, yielding MFVGTDPLWRLCWTAEELQALVHSVLASGGRSQVAFSASLTSTSQWTHQGPFKNVSPLVFREVKTNIGNAYDPDTGVFTKPTNGLYNIRFTGSIGKSGSLNAAVLKNGENMFAIYNTVGRISSNANGMTLVLNEGDRVWVVLWPNQSISDKSGLSTFSGFLIFPM